The segment GGCACCTGAAATCGCCGCGTGAGATGATCGCGCTGTTCGCCCGCTGGCCCCATGCGATCGAAGCGACGCGCGAGGTTGCGAACAAATGCCGGTTCAGCCTCGACCAGCTGCGATACGAATACCCTGAGCGCGCGTATCCGGACGGCCTGACTCCGCAGGCGTACCTCCGCCGCTTGACCTGGCAAGGGGCCAGGCGGCGCTATCCGGTCCGAATGCCCCCGAGGGTCAAGAAGACGCTGAAACGTGAACTGCGGCTGATCGGACAGCTGCAGCTGGCGCCCTACTTCCTGACGATCAAGGAAATTGTCGACTTCGCGCACGGGGAGGGCATCCTGTGCCAGGGGCGCGGGTCGGCGGCCAATTCGGCGGTCTGTTATTGCCTTGGGATCACTGCGGTGGACCCGGCCAAGCACCAGCTTCTGTTCGAACGCTTCATCACCAAGGAGCGCCGGGAGCCGCCCGACATCGACGTCGATTTCGAGCATGAGCGGCGGGAAGAAGTGATCCAGTGGATTTATCAGACGTATGGCCGGCAGCACGCGGGACTGTGCGCAACGGTCATCCACTATCGTCCGCGCATGGCGATCCGGGAAGTCGGCAAGGCGATGGGCCTGTCCGAAGATGTCACCTCGGCGCTCGCGCGTACGGTGTGGGGGGGGCATGGCCGCGAAATCAACGAAGAGCATGTCCGCAATGAAACCGGGCTCGACCTGAGCGATCCGCAGCTCACCCGCGTGCTCAAGCTCACCGAGCAGATGATCGGCATGCCGCGGCACCTCAGCCAGCACGTCGGCGGTTTCATCCTTACCGACAAGCTGCTCACCCAGACGGTGCCGATCGGGAACGGCGCGATGCCGGATCGCACGTTCATCGAATGGGACAAGGACGACATCGACGATCTGGGCATTTTCAAGATCGACGTGCTGGCATTGGGCATGCTGACCTGCATCCGCAAAACCCTGAAGATGCTGCAGGACCATCATGGTCAGGATTACGATCTGGCGACGATCCCGCAGGAGGAGCCGGCAGTCTACGACATGCTGTGCACCGGCGATTCGCTGGGCGTGTTCCAGGTTGAGAGCCGCGCGCAGATGAACATGCTCCCGCGCCTGCAGCCGCGCGAATTCTATGATCTGGTGGTGCAGGTGGCCATCGTCCGGCCCGGGCCCATCCAGGGTGACATGGTGCACCCGTACCTGAAGGCGCGGCGCGAGTACCGGGCAGGGCGGCGGGATTTCAACCTGCCATCGCCGGCGCCTGAATGCGGGCCGCCGGATGAGCTGTCGTCGATCCTCAAGCGCACTTTCGGGGTGCCGATCTTCCAGGAACAGGCGATGAAGATCGCGCTCGACGCGGCCAAGTTCTCGCCGGCAGAGGCCGACCGGCTGCGCAAGGCGATGGCCACGTTCCGCAGCCGCGGGATGGTGCACGAGCACCAGGACATGATGGTCGGGAACATGATCGCGCGCGGCTATGATCCCGAGTTCGCCCATCGCTGCTTCAACCAGATCAAAGGCTTTGGCGAATACGGTTTTCCCGAAAGCCATGCAGCCAGTTTCGCGCACCTGGTGTATGTCTCCAGCTGGCTTAAGTGCCACTACCCCGCCGCGTTCGCTGCCGCGCTGCTCAATTCGCAGCCGATGGGGTTCTACGCACCGTCGCAAATCGTGCGCGATGCGGAGGAGCACGGGGTCGCGGTGCTGCCGATCGATGTGAATCATTCGGACTGGGATTGCACGCTGGAGCCGGTTGACGAACCCAGGCACTCCCGGCCGCGCTTTCGCGCCGGGCAGGATCGGTGGCGGCACGACCGGGGCTGGGCGGTGCGGCTGGGCTTGCGGCAGATCGATGGGCTGCCGGAGTCCGTGGCTGCCAGGCTGGTTGCCGCACGGCAGGCGAACGGACGCTTTGGGGACGTGCGCGAAGTCCGCGATCGGGGCCGGGTTCCGCCCGCGCATGTCGAACGGCTCGCCGCAGCCGATTGCTTCGGCTCTATCGAGCTGCCGCGCCGCCAGGCGCTATGGCAGGCGCGCACGCTGGTGGGGGCGGAAGACCTGCCTCTGTTCGCCGCCATGCGCGAGCGCGAGGAAGGGGCTGAACGCAAGGACATCCTCCTACCCGAAATGGCGCTCGCCGAAGAAGTTGTGGCCGATTACCAGACTCACCGACTGAGCCTGAAGGCGCACCCCTTGAGCTTCCTGCGCCCTTCGCTGACCGAGCGCGGTTTCCACCGGGCGGACGACCTGCGGGGGCGCAAGTTCCGCTCGATGGTGCAGGTCGCGGGCGTGGTGCTGATCCGCCAGCGCCCCGGTAGTGCCAAGGGGGTGTGCTTCATCACGCTGGAGGACGAAAGCGGAGTGATCAACCTCGTCATCTGGCCCGACATGATGGAAAAGTACCGCAAGGTCATCATGGGCGCGCGCCTGATGGAAGTGCGCGGCCGGGTCGAATACGATGAGGAGGTGATCCACGTCATCGCGCATCATCTGACCGACGCCACGCAGGATCTTCACCGCCTGTCGGATGACCTGATGCCCGTGACGATCGCGCGCGCCGATCACTGCAACAATCCGCTGCCCAGCCGGTGGGGACCCGGCGGGGTCCTGGTCGATGACGAGGGGCAGGAACAGTCGCCGGGCAAGGGTGTGCCATGGCAGCCGCCCGGGCCGGGCAATCGCGATTGCGGTTATCATGGACCGAGCGCCGGCGGCCATCCGCGCGACGTGCGGATCGTGCCCAGGCTGCTGCCGCTCCCACCCAGCCGCGACTTTCACTAACCGTGCCGCTATGGGCCGCTCCGCCAGTTTGCGGGACCAGGCGCTGACGAACCTGTATAGTCGCTGCGAACATCCGGAGTAGCCGATGCTGACGCGCATCCTGATCGCAGTGTTGACCTTGACCAGCGCGACCGTTGCGACGGCATACGACCCGATCGTGCTGAAGCGCGGATGGTACCGGGTCGACCGCACCAGCGACGGCGCATGTCTGGGAGAAGTCGGCACCAACGGCCAATTCTACGTCCTAACCGTTGCCGGGCTAAATCCCGGCGAAGAGGCGCGGCTAGTGATCACCAACGGTGACATGAAGCCCATCGATCGGGTGGTCCGTGCCGATGGTGCCGGTCGGTGGCAGGAGTACTACATCCCCTTCCGCTCCAACAACGGTGAAGGCGCGGTGGTATCCGCCGACATCACCAGCGAAAGCTGCGCGCTGCCCCTCAAATTCACTTGGCAGCGTAAACGCGCCTGACCCCTTCCGATGCCAGCGTTTGCTAAGCGCCGGCGCAACGGGGAACGGTCGAGCATCCCTGCGGCTTCATAGTCCATGCGCCTGTTCTCGCCCGGCCGCTTCGATCGCTGGGCCTTTCCCTTGCTTATCTTCGCTGCGCTGCTCCTGAGCGGACAGGGTTGGCTGATGGCGCATCCCGAGTACAACCCGTGGGCTCCGCTCGACCTGCGCGACCCGCCGGGCTGGGCGACGGAGCGCAAACTGTCAGCATTGCGCGACGATGCCGCAGACTGTCGCGCCGTCCTTGCACGCAGCGGCGTCGCGTTCACCGCGCTGCCGCCTGCCGGAGAGGCCACCTGCGCCCGTCCCGACCGGACAGTCCTGACGGACTTTCCGCTCAGCCCCCGCCAGCCGCCCACCACCTGCGCTGTGGCCGCTGCGCTCGAATTGTGGCTGCGCACCGGAGTGCAGCCCGCGGCGCGGGAACTGCTCGGCACCGATGTGGAGCGGATCGAACACTACGGCGCCTTCTCCTGCCGACGGGTCTACGGCCGGGGCGAGGGCGCATGGAGCGAACATTCCACCGGCAACGCGATCGACATCGCGGCGTTCGTTCTGGCGGACGGTCGCCGGATCACGGTCGCAGGTGATTGGGCAGGGGCGGAGCCTTCGGCGGAGTTTCTTCACCGGGTGCGGGACGCCGGCTGCCAGGTGTTCGGGACTGTTCTCAGCCCCGATTACAATGCCGCACACCGGGACCACCTGCACCTTGACCAGCAAGCGCGCGGTTTGGGCGGAGTATGCCGTTAGACGCTGCCGCAGCAGCGGCGTCAGCCTTCGAGGGAATAGCCTGCGCTACGTACGGTGCGCACCGGATCGTCAGCGCCATCGACCGCAATAGCCTGCCGCAAGCGGCGGATGTGGACATCGACCGTGCGCAGCTCGATTTCGCTCTCGCTGCCCCAAACGCCGTCGAGCAGCTGATTGCGGCTGAACACCCGGCGCGGGCTTTCCATCAGAAAGCGAAGCAGACGGTATTCAGTCGGCCCGAGCCGAACCGGCTGTCCGCGGCGCGTCACCCGGTGAGCCACCGGGTCGAGAGTCAGATCGCCCACCGTCAGCGCCTCGCCAGCCAGTGCCGGACGGATGCGCCGCAGCACCGCTGCAACCCGCGCAAGCAACTCGCGCGGGGAGAACGGCTTGGTCAGATAGTCGTCCGCCCCTGTCTCCAGGCCGCGGATTTTGTCGTCCTCGCCTTCGCGCGCGGTCAGCATCACGATCGGCACGTGCGCAGTCGCCTTGTCGCGCCGCAGCCGGCGGCACACTTCGATCCCGCTGGTGCCCTCGATCATCCAATCAAGAATGATCAGATCGGGGACGTCTTCCGCCGCCATCAGCAGCGCCTCGTCGCCATCCGCCGTCAATCGCACCGAATAGCCTTCGTTGGCGAAGCGATATTCGAGAAGCTCGGCGAGCGCCGGGTCGTCCTCGACCAGCAGCAGCTTGGCCGCGGCCATGGCTAGTTGTCCATATCGGCGGGGTAAGCGCCGGTCGCGGCAAAGTGGACCATTTCGGCCACGTTGGTGGCATGGTCGCCGATGCGCTCAATGTTGCGGGCGACGAACAGCAACTGAGCCGCCGAACTGATCGTAGCGGGGTTTTCGACCATGTGGCTGACAAGGTTGCGGAAGATCGATTCGTAGAAGTTATCCACCTTCTCGTCCGCCGCGATCACCTCGCGCGCAAGCGCGGCATCGCGGGCGGCGTAGGCGGTGAGCGCGTCGTGGACCATTTCGGCAGCGATGTCCGCCATCGCGGGTACCAGCGTGAGGGGGCCGAAGCGCTTGCGGCTTTCGATCTGGCGGCTCGCCTTGGCGATGGCCTTGGAATAATCGCCGATCCGTTCGACCACGCCAGCGATCTTCAACGCGGCAATCACTTCGCGCAGGTCGTCGGCCATGGGGGCCCGCAAGGCGATGATCCGCACCGCGAGCTTGTCGACCTCCGCTTCGATCGCGTCGATCTTCTTGTCATCGGCAACGATCTGGTCGGCCAGGGCGTCGTCGCCTTTGACCAGCGCGTCCATCGCGCGATTGAGCGCCACTTCGGCCATTCCGCCCATTTCGGCGATCAGGCCACGCAAGCGGGTGATGTCCTCGTCGAACGCCTTGACGGTATGTTCCATGATCGTTGAGTCCCTTAGCCGTACCGGCCGGTGATGTAGTCTTTCGTCCGCTCCTCGAGCGGATTGGTGAAGATGTCCGATGTGCGCCCGTATTCCACCATCTTGCCCAAGTGAAAGAATGCCGTCCGCTGGCTGACGCGCGCAGCCTGCTGCATTGAGTGCGTCACGATTACGATCGCATAGCGGCCGCGCAGTTCGTGGATCAGTTCCTCGATCCGCGCGGTCGCGATGGGATCGAGCGCGCTGCACGGTTCGTCCATCAGGATGACCTCGGGATCGACCGCAATCGCACGGGCAATGCACAGCCGCTGCTGTTGTCCTCCGGAGAGGGCCGTCCCGCTGTCGGTCAGCCGGTCTTTCACCTCGTTCCACAGGCCGGCGCGGGCGAGCGAACGCTCGACGATCCCGTCGAGTTCAGCCTTTCCTTCAGCAAGACCGTGAATCCGCGGACCGTAAGCAACGTTTTCGTAGATGCTCTTGGGGAATGGGTTCGGTTTCTGGAACACCATGCCCACGCGCGCGCGAAGCTGGACCACGTCCATTTTCGACCGGTAAATATCCTGGCCATCCAGTTCGATCGAGCCCTCCACCCGCGCGGATGCAATGGTGTCATTCATCCGGTTGAGTGTGCGCAGAAAAGTCGATTTGCCGCAGCCGGAAGGGCCGATGAATGCGGTCACGTACTGCGAGGGAATGTCGATCGACACGTCGTCGATTGCCTGCTTGTCACCGTAAAACACCGACACGTCGCGCGCGCGCATCTTGGAGTCAGTGTTCTCGAGGTTGGGATGGACGACGGTCACCATGTTTTTTCGAACCTGTTTCGCAAATAGATCGCCAGCCCGTTCATGACGAGAAGGAACACGAGAAGCACGATAATGGCCGCACTGGTCCGCTCCACGAAACCGCGGTCGATTTCATCCGACCAGAGGAAAATCTGGACCGGCAGCACAGTGGCGGGTGCGGTCAGGCTGTCGGGCGGCGTGGCGACAAACGCGCGCATGCCGATCATCAGCAGCGGCGCTGTTTCGCCCAGAGCACGGGCCATGCCGATGATCGTGCCAGTCAGCATCCCGGGAAGGGCCAGGGGCAAGACGTGGTGGAACACTACCTGCACCGGAGAAGCGCCGATCGCCAGCGCACCGTCGCGGATGCTTGGGGGGACGGCCTTGATGGCGTTGCGACCGGAAATGACGATCACCGGCATGGTCATCAGGGCTAGCGTCATGCCGCCGATCAGCGGCGCGGAGCGCATGTTCGGGAACAGCCAGAGGAATACCGCCAGTCCCAGAAGCCCAAAAATGATCGACGGCACTGCGGCAAGGTTGTTGATCGAGACTTCGATTAGATCGGTCCACCGGTTCTTCGGCGCGTATTCCTCGAGGTAGAGCGCCGCCAACACGCCGATCGGAAACGCCAGCAACAGCGTTACCAGCATCGTCAGCATCGACCCCTTCAACGCTCCCCAGATCCCTACTGCCTGCGGATCGGTCGCGTCCGAACGGGTCAGAAAACCCGGATCGAACCGCTCGGCCAGCTTGCCTTCGCTGGAAAGCGTCTGCGCCAGTCCGTGCAGTTCGGGCTTACCTTCGCCGGCAAGTGCGGCTGCCAGGTTGGAACTGGCGGGCAGGTCGAAGGTCGCCTTACGCTGCAGCAATCCCGGGTCGGCGATGATCGCGCTGCCTACCTCACGCCAAGCTTCAGCCGACAGCTCTTCGGCACCCGGCTCACCCAGTTCGGTGGCGGCAGAGAACTGCACAAGTTCGGGGAGACCTTGCGCCTGCAAACGCTGCAGCGCATCGGGCTGCGCGAGCGTTGCCGCATCGACCGACACGCTGCCCTGCGTGAAGTCGATGGGAACGCGCAGCTCCGCCCGCTGGAACCCGCCGGCACCGTTGAGCAACATCGTGCCGAGCAGGAACAGCAGCACAGCCACCGAAAAGAGAACGGCGGTCAGGCCCAGCGCCTTGAAGCGTTGCTCCGAACGATAACGCTGCTTGATCCGGGCCTCGAACGCGGCGGTGCGGGTGGGCAGGGTGTCAGTCATATGCCTCCCGGAAACGCTTCACGACCCGGAGCGCGATGAAGTTGAGGGCCAGGGTGACCATGAACAGCACGAATCCGAGCGCGAACGCGCTGAGGGTCGCCGGATGATCGAAGCTGCCTTCGCCAGTGAGCATGGCGACGATTTGCACGGTCACCGTGGTCATCGCCTCCAACGGGTTTGCGGTCAGGTTGGCGGCAGTCGATGCCGCCATGACCACGATCATCGTTTCGCCGATCGCGCGGCTCACCGCCAGCATGACGCCCGCCACGATCCCGGGGAGCGCCGCTGGAAGCAGAACCCGACGGATCGTTTCGGATTTCGTGGCGCCCATCGCCAGGCTGCCATCGCGCATGGCTTGCGGCACGGCGGCGATGCTGTCGTCCGCCATCGAGGATACGAACGGAATGATCATCACGCCCATCACCAACCCTGCGGCAAGCGCGCTTTCCGAACTCGCGTTCGCGACCCCCAGCGCCTGCGCCGCATCGCGGATCAACGGTGCGATGCTGAGCGCCGCGAAATAGCCGTAGACCACCGTGGGCACGCCCGCGAGGATCTCCAGCGCCGGCTTGAGCGTCCGCCGCCACGACGGGTGCGCGTATTGCGTCAGGTAGATCGCGCTCATCAGGCCGAGAGGGATGGCGACGATCATGGCGATGATCGCGCCGATGAAAATCGTCCCCCAAAACAGCGGCACCGCGCCATAGCGGCTGCCGTCCACAGCGGCGGGATCGGACATGGGATCCGGCGACCAGTGTGTGCCGAACAGGAAATCGATCGGCGAGACCATACCGAAAAAGCGCACCGTCTCGAACACCAGGCTCACCAGAATGCCCAGGGTCGTCAGGATCGCCACCAGCGATGCCAGCAGCAGGATCAGCATCACGATCCGCTCTACCCGCGTACGGGCGGCGAAATCGGGTTTGAGGCGCAGGAACGCGAAAGCTCCGCCGGCCAGGCCGATGGCAATCGTCGCGAGAATGCCGATGAGGTTATAACGGGCCAGCGCTTCGCGGTACGGTTCGACCAGCGTGGCCGCTTCGGGCAATGAGACCGTCGCGGTCGCTCCGCGGGCCACGGAATATGCTTGGGCCAGCAGTGCGTTGCGCTGAAAATCGAACTGCGGCAAATTGGCGGCCGCAGGGTGCGCCAGGACTGCCCGGTCGATCAGGCCGGGCGCTATTGCACTCCACAGTGCGATGAAGGCGATCACCGGCAGCACGATCGACAGCGCGGCGTACCATCCGTGATAGCTGGGCAGAGCAGCCAGCCGCGTATGCCCCCGGCGCCGGAACCCCCAGGCCCGGGCGCGCGCCGTCAGCCATCCGGCCAAGCCCAGGCCAAGCATCAGCAGGAGGAGAAGCGAAGACGACATGGGTTGGGAAAGATGTCCGTCGGATCTGTTGGGTTGGGCGGATGCTACAGTTGTGTGACAGTATCGTGACTAGCGGAGTTATCGCCCCGCGCAATCGGCAGGCGAATGGTGACGGTGGTGCCGGCGCCGTGCTCGCTGGCGATGTCCAGACGTCCGCGATGCCGTTCGACGATGTGCTTGACGAGGGCCAGGCCTAGCCCGGTTCCGCCCGACGCCCGGCTGCGACCCGGGTCGACGCGGTAGAATCGCCGCGTGAGATGCGGCAGATGGTCGGGGGCGATGCCGTCGCCCTGGTCCGCGACCGTTAACTCGGCAGCTTCCCCCTCGCTGGTCAACGAGATGCGCACGCGGCCGTCATCGGCGCCGTACTTGAGTGCATTGTCGACCACATTGCGCACCGCTTGCTCAAGTTGGGGGACGTCGCCCTGGATCGTTGCATCTTCCAGCGCGAAATCGATTCGATCCGCCCGTGCGGGGCCCGCAGCATCGCGAGCGGCCAGCAGGACAAGCGGTGCCAGATCAATATGCTCGGACGGCAGGTCATGCTCGCCCGCCTCGACACGTGACAGCGACAGCAGATCGTCAACTAGTTGCTGCAACCGCTTCGCCTCGCGCAAAATCGTCTGGTGAAACCGTGCGCGTAGCGATTCGTCGCCAGGCTCGTCGATCAGCGTCTCCACGTATCCTATAATGGAGGCGAGCGGGGTGCGCAGTTCGTGACTGGCGTTGGCGACGAAGTCCGTGTGCGCGCGACCAACGTTCGCGCCCGCAGACTGATCCGTCAGATCGATCACCGCGTAATCGCCGTTGAACGGCTTGCGGCTGACCAGCCACACGTCGCGTCGCCGCGCGAGATTGTAGACTGTCGCCGATGCCGGTTCATCGTGCTCGGCTAGAGCGATTGCCTCTGGATGACGCAGCGCGATGCGTACGTCCTGGCCCAGGATATGCGGACCCAGCACGTCCCGCGCCGCACGATTGGCAATCGTCACCCGGTCGCGCCTGGTCAGGAGGAGCGGGGTACCCGAATGCTCGATCAGCTCGGCCATGGTGTCGCGGGTCAGGCCAGCTTCGCCAGACGCTGTCTCCATGGATGGCGGTTCGTCGAACTTGAGCCACAGCGATCCGATCCAGATCAGCAGAATGGCGAGCGCAAACCACGGCTTCTCGCCCATGATCGCCAGAGCGGCGCATGCCAGAATGGCCAGCGCGATACCGGTCCAGGGCTTGGCTGCAGGCTGCTCCATCACCGGGCGCCGTAGCGCGCACGCACCGGCCGCGCCAGCAGTGCTTGGATCATGGAGAGATCGGTGGGGCTGAAAGCCGGTCGCGACGAGGTTGCGAGTACCACCGCCGGGTCGCCGGATGCGCGAATCTGCTTACGGTGAGTTGGGGAGTAGCCGAGTGCTGGTGGGAGAAATGGTGACCCCTACGGGAATCGAACCCGTGTTTCAGCCGTGAGAGGGCCGCGTCCTAACCGCTAGACGAAGGGGCCAAACCCAAGGTCCGGCGCGCTCCCGATGGTGACCCCTACGGGAATCGAACCCGTGTTTCAGCCGTGAAAGGGCCGCGTCCTAACCGCTAGACGAAGGGGCCACGCCGGGAAGCGTGGCGGGCGCATTAGGGGGGAGGTGATGCGCGGTCAACCCTCGCACTGATGCTGAAGTTGATCCCCGCCAAAAGAGCGCTTGCAGCGTTCAGGAAAGGCGGCTGGATTCCGCTGCCAAGCTTCGGCGAGGGGCGCTCCACGCGCCGCCGCTAGTCTGCCCAGGCGGCGTCCTCGAGATGAAGTTCCGCTTGCAGCCGGTCGCCCCAGTCATCAATCTTGGGCCGCCCGGCGAGCCACAGGCTTCGCCCGCGCGAGCCGTGGAGCAGCGCTTGGCCTAGCGGGCTTTCGGCCGCCCGGAAGGCGATCGCCTTGAAACTGCGACCGTCATTTCCGCTTGCGACCAGCCGGACATGATCGTTGCCGACGAGATCCGCGCGGACGAGCCGCACTGGTCCCACCGCGATGCGAGGGCTTGGCCAGCCCATACCGAACGGACCGGCGCCATCGAGGGCGTCCACCAGTTCCGGCGTGAGGCCGCCGGGTGCCAGCGCCAGGTCGAGCGGCATCGTGCCGCTTTCCATCGCCCGCGCGACGGCGCCTCCCAGCCGGTCGTCAAGCCAATCGGCCAGAGGGCCGAGCTTTTCAGCATCGACCGTCAGGCCCGCAGCCATCGCGTGTCCGCCCCCGGCGACGAGCAGCCCCGATTCGCGCGCGGCAATGATGGCGGCGCCCAGGTCGATGCCGCCGATCGAACGGCCGGAGCCTTTGCCGCTGTCTTCGTCGAGCGCGATGACCACCACGGGCTTGCCGGTCTTTTCCTTGATCCGCCCGGCGACAATGCCAATCACGCCCGGGTGCCACCCCCGGCCAGCGAGCACGTGAACTGACCGGTTGTGCTGGCCTTCCAGCATGGCTT is part of the Altererythrobacter sp. TH136 genome and harbors:
- the pstC gene encoding phosphate ABC transporter permease subunit PstC, with amino-acid sequence MSSSLLLLLMLGLGLAGWLTARARAWGFRRRGHTRLAALPSYHGWYAALSIVLPVIAFIALWSAIAPGLIDRAVLAHPAAANLPQFDFQRNALLAQAYSVARGATATVSLPEAATLVEPYREALARYNLIGILATIAIGLAGGAFAFLRLKPDFAARTRVERIVMLILLLASLVAILTTLGILVSLVFETVRFFGMVSPIDFLFGTHWSPDPMSDPAAVDGSRYGAVPLFWGTIFIGAIIAMIVAIPLGLMSAIYLTQYAHPSWRRTLKPALEILAGVPTVVYGYFAALSIAPLIRDAAQALGVANASSESALAAGLVMGVMIIPFVSSMADDSIAAVPQAMRDGSLAMGATKSETIRRVLLPAALPGIVAGVMLAVSRAIGETMIVVMAASTAANLTANPLEAMTTVTVQIVAMLTGEGSFDHPATLSAFALGFVLFMVTLALNFIALRVVKRFREAYD
- a CDS encoding extensin family protein yields the protein MRLFSPGRFDRWAFPLLIFAALLLSGQGWLMAHPEYNPWAPLDLRDPPGWATERKLSALRDDAADCRAVLARSGVAFTALPPAGEATCARPDRTVLTDFPLSPRQPPTTCAVAAALELWLRTGVQPAARELLGTDVERIEHYGAFSCRRVYGRGEGAWSEHSTGNAIDIAAFVLADGRRITVAGDWAGAEPSAEFLHRVRDAGCQVFGTVLSPDYNAAHRDHLHLDQQARGLGGVCR
- the phoU gene encoding phosphate signaling complex protein PhoU is translated as MEHTVKAFDEDITRLRGLIAEMGGMAEVALNRAMDALVKGDDALADQIVADDKKIDAIEAEVDKLAVRIIALRAPMADDLREVIAALKIAGVVERIGDYSKAIAKASRQIESRKRFGPLTLVPAMADIAAEMVHDALTAYAARDAALAREVIAADEKVDNFYESIFRNLVSHMVENPATISSAAQLLFVARNIERIGDHATNVAEMVHFAATGAYPADMDN
- a CDS encoding ATP-binding protein; the encoded protein is MEQPAAKPWTGIALAILACAALAIMGEKPWFALAILLIWIGSLWLKFDEPPSMETASGEAGLTRDTMAELIEHSGTPLLLTRRDRVTIANRAARDVLGPHILGQDVRIALRHPEAIALAEHDEPASATVYNLARRRDVWLVSRKPFNGDYAVIDLTDQSAGANVGRAHTDFVANASHELRTPLASIIGYVETLIDEPGDESLRARFHQTILREAKRLQQLVDDLLSLSRVEAGEHDLPSEHIDLAPLVLLAARDAAGPARADRIDFALEDATIQGDVPQLEQAVRNVVDNALKYGADDGRVRISLTSEGEAAELTVADQGDGIAPDHLPHLTRRFYRVDPGRSRASGGTGLGLALVKHIVERHRGRLDIASEHGAGTTVTIRLPIARGDNSASHDTVTQL
- the pstA gene encoding phosphate ABC transporter permease PstA, which gives rise to MTDTLPTRTAAFEARIKQRYRSEQRFKALGLTAVLFSVAVLLFLLGTMLLNGAGGFQRAELRVPIDFTQGSVSVDAATLAQPDALQRLQAQGLPELVQFSAATELGEPGAEELSAEAWREVGSAIIADPGLLQRKATFDLPASSNLAAALAGEGKPELHGLAQTLSSEGKLAERFDPGFLTRSDATDPQAVGIWGALKGSMLTMLVTLLLAFPIGVLAALYLEEYAPKNRWTDLIEVSINNLAAVPSIIFGLLGLAVFLWLFPNMRSAPLIGGMTLALMTMPVIVISGRNAIKAVPPSIRDGALAIGASPVQVVFHHVLPLALPGMLTGTIIGMARALGETAPLLMIGMRAFVATPPDSLTAPATVLPVQIFLWSDEIDRGFVERTSAAIIVLLVFLLVMNGLAIYLRNRFEKTW
- the phoB gene encoding phosphate regulon transcriptional regulator PhoB; protein product: MAAAKLLLVEDDPALAELLEYRFANEGYSVRLTADGDEALLMAAEDVPDLIILDWMIEGTSGIEVCRRLRRDKATAHVPIVMLTAREGEDDKIRGLETGADDYLTKPFSPRELLARVAAVLRRIRPALAGEALTVGDLTLDPVAHRVTRRGQPVRLGPTEYRLLRFLMESPRRVFSRNQLLDGVWGSESEIELRTVDVHIRRLRQAIAVDGADDPVRTVRSAGYSLEG
- a CDS encoding error-prone DNA polymerase, encoding MPENDLQVPRRRIELDPGLIARPAWSPFVELGLASCFSFLSGASDPVDLVITAHALGYDSIAIADVNSMAGVVRIHTEAKKLHLRPLIGCRIETVEGLAFLAYPVDRAAYGRLCQLISAGRMSTLDGEWQDKGACHISLAMLAAHAEGVQLILLPPRDLGQQLTIAVPSNVVAFPGQTRAEGEQMALTGAFTDLLPHLPRQLPTLRHLAASYLYGEDDIARINRLDVLARDHGLALLATNDVLYHLPERRPLQDVMTAIRHKTTVTDAGLLLNSNAERHLKSPREMIALFARWPHAIEATREVANKCRFSLDQLRYEYPERAYPDGLTPQAYLRRLTWQGARRRYPVRMPPRVKKTLKRELRLIGQLQLAPYFLTIKEIVDFAHGEGILCQGRGSAANSAVCYCLGITAVDPAKHQLLFERFITKERREPPDIDVDFEHERREEVIQWIYQTYGRQHAGLCATVIHYRPRMAIREVGKAMGLSEDVTSALARTVWGGHGREINEEHVRNETGLDLSDPQLTRVLKLTEQMIGMPRHLSQHVGGFILTDKLLTQTVPIGNGAMPDRTFIEWDKDDIDDLGIFKIDVLALGMLTCIRKTLKMLQDHHGQDYDLATIPQEEPAVYDMLCTGDSLGVFQVESRAQMNMLPRLQPREFYDLVVQVAIVRPGPIQGDMVHPYLKARREYRAGRRDFNLPSPAPECGPPDELSSILKRTFGVPIFQEQAMKIALDAAKFSPAEADRLRKAMATFRSRGMVHEHQDMMVGNMIARGYDPEFAHRCFNQIKGFGEYGFPESHAASFAHLVYVSSWLKCHYPAAFAAALLNSQPMGFYAPSQIVRDAEEHGVAVLPIDVNHSDWDCTLEPVDEPRHSRPRFRAGQDRWRHDRGWAVRLGLRQIDGLPESVAARLVAARQANGRFGDVREVRDRGRVPPAHVERLAAADCFGSIELPRRQALWQARTLVGAEDLPLFAAMREREEGAERKDILLPEMALAEEVVADYQTHRLSLKAHPLSFLRPSLTERGFHRADDLRGRKFRSMVQVAGVVLIRQRPGSAKGVCFITLEDESGVINLVIWPDMMEKYRKVIMGARLMEVRGRVEYDEEVIHVIAHHLTDATQDLHRLSDDLMPVTIARADHCNNPLPSRWGPGGVLVDDEGQEQSPGKGVPWQPPGPGNRDCGYHGPSAGGHPRDVRIVPRLLPLPPSRDFH
- the pstB gene encoding phosphate ABC transporter ATP-binding protein PstB, with translation MVTVVHPNLENTDSKMRARDVSVFYGDKQAIDDVSIDIPSQYVTAFIGPSGCGKSTFLRTLNRMNDTIASARVEGSIELDGQDIYRSKMDVVQLRARVGMVFQKPNPFPKSIYENVAYGPRIHGLAEGKAELDGIVERSLARAGLWNEVKDRLTDSGTALSGGQQQRLCIARAIAVDPEVILMDEPCSALDPIATARIEELIHELRGRYAIVIVTHSMQQAARVSQRTAFFHLGKMVEYGRTSDIFTNPLEERTKDYITGRYG